GGCCGCCTCCAGGGCGGTGAGGGCGCGCCGGGCGTCGCCGCCCGCGACCCGCAGGAGATGGGCCTCGGCGTCCTCCGGGAGGGTCACGGCCCCGCCGAGTCCGCGCTCGCCGGTGAGCGCCCGGGCCATCAGGCCGCGCAGGTCGTCGTCGGTCAGCGGCTCCAGGGTGAGGAGCAGGGAGCGGGAGAGGAGCGGCGAGATGATCGAGAAGTACGGGTTCTCGGTGGTGGCCGCGATGAGCGTCACCCAGCGGTTCTCGACGGCGGGCAGCAGCGAGTCCTGCTGGGCCTTGGAGAAGCGGTGGATCTCGTCGAGGAAGAGGACGGTCTCCTTGCCGTAGCCACCGACGGCGCGGCGGGCTCCGTCGATGACGGCACGGACCTCCTTGACGCCCGCCGTGATCGCCGAAAGCTCCACGAACCGCTTGTTGGTCGCCTTGGAGACCACGTACGCCAGGGTCGTCTTCCCGATCCCGGGCGGACCCCAGAGGATCACGGAGGAGGCGCCGGCGGGGCCGCCGTCACCGTCCCCCACGAGTCGGCGCAGCGGCGATCCGGGCTTGAGCAGGTGCTTCTGCCCCACCACCTCGTCGAGGGTGCGCGGGCGCATCCGGACGGCCAGCGGGCTGCTGGCGGGGTCCTTCTCCTGGCGGTCTTCGGCTGCTGCGGTAAAGAGGTCGGGCTCCACAGTCATGAAGCCTAGGTCACCCCACCGACAGCGACGTCTCCGCCGGCGGTCCGCCGGCGGAGGGTCAGCTGGTCCAGAAGTCCCACCAGCGGGTCAGGATCAGCATGCCGATGATCCCGATGTGCAGGACGGGGAGGACCCAGGTGAACTCGTCGAAGAAGGTCCGGAGGGCGCGGGGGGCGGGGACGGCGCCGCTGCGGACGTTGTGCGAGGTCACGTACCAGAACATGACGATGGTGGCGACCCAGGCCAGGCAGCACCAGAGGCACAGCGAGTTGATCTCGTACAGCGACTGGTACATCAGCCAGGTGCAGAATCCGACGCCGAAGAGGGTGCCGGCGTTGAGGCCGAGCCAGTACCAGCGGCGGTAGCGGGCCCCGGCGAGCAGGCCGACACCGATCGCGATCACCATGGCGTACGTGACGAGGCCGAGCATCGGGTTGGGGAAGCCGAAGACCGAGGCCTGCTCGCTCTTCATGATGTTGCCGCAGGAGACGATCGGGTTGAGGCTGCACCCGGGGACGAAGTTCGGGTCCTCGAGGAGCTTGAACTTGTCGATCGTGATGACCCAGGCGGCGAGCACCCCGGCCGCCCCGGTGATCACGAGCATCCAGGCGAAGGCCTTGCTCGCCCCGATCGTGCCGTCGTCGTGCCGGCCGGACGCGGCCTCGTCCACCGCTGCCTTCGTCATGTCGCCATTTCCCTCGCTCGCGAGCCTTGTGGGCACGGTCATTCTGCCGTACGGGGGACGGCGCCCACCGTTCGCCGGAGATAAGTGAGGCGAGCGTGAGGACGACGTGAAGGGGCCCGGGCCCACGCGCGTGCGCGGGCCCGGGCCCCATCACGGGAGAGTCCGTCGGACTCTCCGGAACGTCCGTCAGGCCAGCTTGGCCCGTACCGCGTCGAGCAGGGCGTCCACGGCGACCGCCTGCTGCTCGCCGGACTCCATGTCCTTGAGCTGGACGACGCCCTCGGCGAGGTCGCGCTCACCGGCGACGACGGCGAAGCGGGCACCCGAGCGGTTGGCGTCCTTCATCGCGCCCTTGAGGCCCTTCCCGCCGAACGAGAAGTCCGCGGAGATGCCCTCCTTGCGCAGTTCGGTGACCTTGCCGAAGAGGATCCGGCGCGCCTCCTCGCCGATGGCCACGGCGAAGACGCTGGTGACGGCGGGGAGGTCGAGCTCGATGCCCTCCGCCTCCAGGGCGAGGACCGTGCGGTCCACCCCGAGCGCCCAGCCGACGGACGGCAGCGCGGGGCCGCCGATCATCTCGGAGAGGCCGTCGTAGCGGCCGCCGCCGCCGACCGCCGACTGCGAGCCGAGACCGCCGTGGACGAACTCGAAGGTCGTGCGGGTGTAGTAGTCCAGGCCGCGCACCAGCTTGGCGTCGTCCTCGAACTCCACGCCCGCCGCGGTGATCAGGGCGCGCACCTCCTCGTGGTACGCCTTGCACGCGTCGCAGAGGTAGTCGCCGAGCAGCGGGGCGCCGACGAGCTGCTTCTGCACGGACTCGCGCTTGTCGTCGAGGACGCGCAGCGGGTTGATCTCGGCGCGGCGCAGGGTCTCCTCGTCGAGGTCGAGCCCGCGCAGGAAGCCCTGGAGCGCCTCGCGGTAGACGGGACGGCACTCCTTGTCGCCCAGCGAGTTGAGCAGGATGCGGAAGTTCCGCAGGCCGAGGGAGCGGTACGCCTGGTCGGCCAGGATGATCAGCTCGGCGTCGAGCGCCGGGTCCTCCGCGCCGATCGCCTCGGCACCGACCTGGGAGAAGTGGCGGTAGCGGCCGGCCTGGGCCCGCTCGTAGCGGTAGTACGAGCCGGAGTACCAGAGCTTCACCGGCAGGTTGCCCTGCTTGTGCAGGTTGGCCTGGAGCGCCGCCCGCAGCACGGACGCGGTGCCCTCGGGACGGAGGGCGAGGTGATCGTTGCCCTTCGTGGTGAGGGTGTACATCTCCTTGGTCACGATGTCGGTGGACTCGCCGACACCGCGGGAGAACAGCTCGACGTTCTCGAAACCGGGCGTCTCGATGTAGCCGTAGCCGGAGTTCCTCAGCGGCGTGGAGATCGCGTCCCGGACCGCCAGGAACGTGGCGGAGCGGGGCGGGATCAGGTCGTACGTGCCCTTGGGGGCCTGAAAGGTGCTCACGAAAGTCTGGTCACATTCCTCGTCGGGGAGCGTCCGGGCTGCTGCTCCCGTGGCGGCCGGCGGCCACGTCCCGCAGATAGGGGTTCGTGGCGCGCTCCTGGCCGATGGTCGTCTGGGGACCGTGTCCCGACAGCACCACGGTCGAGTTGTCGAGCGGCAGGCACACACGGGCCAGCGAAGCGAGCATCTCGTCCATGTCACCGCCGGGAAGGTCGGTGCGTCCGACGGAGCCGGCGAACAGCAGGTCCCCGGAGAAGAACACGGAGGGGATCTCCGTGGTCTCCGGCATCCTGAAGGTCACCGACCCCTTGGTATGACCGGGCGCGTGGGCGACGGAGAAGTCCAGACCGGCGAGCTTGAGCGCGGCGCCGTCCGTCAGTTCTCGCACGTCGTCGGGTTCTCCCACGGTCAGCTCGCCCATGAGGGGCATCCCGATGGAGCGGCCGAGGGCCTTCTCCGGGTCGCTCATCATGTAGCGGTCGGACGGGTGGATCCACGCGGGGACGTCATGGGCGCCGCACACCGGGACGACGGAGGCGACGTGGTCGATGTGTCCATGGGTCAGGACGACGGCGACGGGCTTGAGCCGATGCTTCTTCAGCGTCTCCTCGACACCCTGGGCGGCCTGGTGGCCCGGGTCGATGATCACGCACTCCTCGCCTGCGGCGGGGGCGACCAGATAGCAGTTGGTCCCCCAGGCCCCGGCGGGGAACCCGGCAATCAGCACGTTCGTCCTTAGATGTCGTCCGGCACGAGGGCGCGGAATTCGCGGAAACCGCGGGAAACGCGGAATACGGCAGATCAGAGCCTACCGGCGGTGCCGGTTCCACAGCCAACCCGTATACGGTACGGGCACACCCGGCCAGGACAGGAACAGACGAGCGACAGGAGCGGAACCGGTGGTCACCAGCGATCAGCGGCGGCGGCAGCTTGCCAGGGAGAAGTACGCGCGGCAGCAGCAGCGGCGGGAGGAGAACCGACGCAAGGCGAAGCGCCGCAACACCGTCATCGCGGCCGCCCTCGCGGTGGTCCTCGCGGCGGGCGGCGCGGTGTACGCGTCCGTGGCGCTGACGGGCGACGACTCCCCCAAGGACGACGCGGCGGGCTCCGGCAGCTCGGCGAGCAGCTCGCCCAGCAGCCCGGCGCCCTCACAGAGCGCGTCGTCGAGCGCCGAGCCGAAGATGTCGGTGGACGCCAAGGCCACGTACGCCATGGCGCTCAAGACGAACGAGGGCGACATCACGATCACCATGGACGCGGCGAAGACCCCGCGCACGGTGAACTCCTTCTCGCACCTCGCGGGCAAGAACTACTTCGACGGCACGAAGTGCCACCGCCTCACCACCAGCGGCATCTTCGTGCTGCAGTGCGGTGACCCCAAGGGCGACGGCACCGGCGGCCCGGGCTACACCATCCCGGACGAGAACCTGGACGCCCTGGGCAAGGCGGGCGCGAACGGCTCGGTCACCTACCCCGCGGGCACCGTGGCGATGGCGAACACCGGGCAGCCGGGCAGCGGCGGCTCGCAGTTCTTCCTGGTCTACAAGGACAGCCCGCTGCCGCCCAGCTACACGCCGTTCGGGAAGATCGACGCGGCCGGCCTCCAGGTGGTCGAGGACGTCGCCGCGGCCGGTGTCACCGGCGGCGCCGCCGACGGTGCCCCGAAGAAGGCCGTCACCATCGAGAAGGCGACCGTGGCGAAGAAGTGAGCCGGGGTCCGCACGCAGGCGTGACCGCCGAATCTCGGTCGCGCTGAGTGCGGACAGCCGGGCCGCCGTTCGCCTAGATTGGCGTTGTGCAGCGTTGGGCCGTCGGCCGCGCTGCGGAAGGCGGGCGAGGCCCGCCGGGAAACTGTGGACGATGCCCGGGGGGTACGACCCCGCGACGGCATCATGGTGAGGAGGCGCTGTGAGCAGCGACCCGTGGGGCCGCGTCGACGAGACGGGCACCGTGTACGTGCGGACGGCCGAAGGCGAGAAGGTCGTCGGATCGTGGCAGGCCGGCACCCCTGAGGAGGCTCTGGCCTACTTCGAGCGCAAGTACGAGGGCTTGGTTGTCGAGATCGGCCTCCTCGAGAAGCGGGTGAAGACCACCGACCTCTCGGCGAAGGACGCCACCGCGGCGATCGAGCACATCCGGCACCAGATCGACGAGCACCACGCCGTCGGCGATCTGGCCGCGCTCGCGACCCGCCTCGACAAGCTCGTCGAGACGGTCGACTCGCGCCGTGAGGAGCGCAAGGCCCAGAAGGCCAAGCAGACCGACGAGGCGCGCTCCGCCAAGGAGAAGCTCGTCACCGAGGCCGAGGAGCTGGCCCAGAGCGAGCAGTGGCGCTCCGCCGGCGAGCGGCTGCGGGCGCTCGTGGACACCTGGAAGGGCCTGCCCCGGCTCGACCGCAAGTCCGACGACGAGCTGTGGCACCGCTTCTCGCACGCCCGCTCGGCGTTCTCGAAGCGCCGCAAGGCCCACTTCGCCTCGCTCGACGCCCAGCGCGAGGACGCCCGCAAGGCCAAGGAGCGCCTGGTCGCCGAGGCGGAGTCGCTGTCGAACTCCACCGACTGGGCCACGACGGCGGCCCGCTACCGCGACCTCATGACCGAGTGGAAGGCGGCCGGCCGCGCCCAGCGCGAGCACGAGGACGACCTGTGGAACCGCTTCCGCGGCGCCCAGGACGTCTTCTTCGCGGCGCGCGGCGAGGTCTTCGCCGAGCGGGACGCGGAGCAGACCGAGAACCTCAAGCTCAAGGAGGAACTCGCGACCGAGGCCGAGAAGCTGCTGCCGGTGTCGGACCTCAAGGCGGCGCGCGCCGCCTTCCGTTCCCTCAACGAGCGGTGGGAGGCCGTCGGCCACGTCCCGCGTGACGCCCGCCCCAAGGTCGAGGGCCGGATGCACACGGTGGAGCGGGCCATCCAGGAGGCCGAGGAGACCGAGTGGCGCCGGACGAACCCGGAGGCGCGCGCGCGTGCCGCGGGTCTGACCGGTCAGCTCCAGGACGCGGTCGAGAAGCTCCGCAAGCAGATCGACGCGGCCCGTGCCGCAGGCAACGACGCCAAGGCCGACAAGCTCTCCCGTGAGCTGGAGGGCCGCCAGGCCCTGCTCGACCAGGCCATGAAGGGCCTGGAGGAGTTCGGCGGCTGACCCGGCCGAGACCGTACGAGGAAGGCCCCCCGGCTCAGCGCCGGGGGGCCTTCCTCGTACGGTGCGGCCGCGGGGAGACTTCCCCTAGGGCCTGCGGGCCGAGGTCACGCGGTACACGTCGTAGACGCCCTCCACGCCCCGTACGGCCTTCAGGACGTGGCCCAGGTGCTTCGGGTCGCCCATCTCGAAGGTGAAGCGCGAGGTGGCCACCCGGTCGCGGGAGGTCTGGACGGCCGCCGAGAGGATGTTGACGTGCTGGTCCGAGAGGACCCGGGTGACGTCGGAGAGCAGCCGCGACCGGTCCAGGGCCTCGACCTGGATGGCGACGAGGAAGACCGAGGACTGGGTGGGCGCCCACTCGACCTCGAGGATCCGCTCCGGCTCCCGGGAGAGGCTCTCCACGTTGACGCAGTCGCTGCGGTGAACCGATACGCCACTGCCGCGGGTGACGAAGCCGATGATCGGGTCGCCGGGCACGGGGGTGCAGCAGCGGGCCAGCTTCACCCAGACGTCCTCGACGCCCTTGACGACGACACCGGGGTCGGCGTTGGAGCGGCGCTTGGAGCGGCCGCGGGTGGGCGGTGTCGCCTCGTCGATGTCCTCGGTGGCCGCCTCCTCGCCGCCGAGCGCCTGGACGAGCTTCTGCACGATCGACTGGGCGGTGACATGACCCTCGCCGATCGCCGCGTACAGCGAGGAGATGTCGCTGTAGCGCATCTCGTGGGCGAGGGTGACGAGCGAGTCGCCGGTGAGGATCCGCTGGATCGGCAGGTTCTGCTTGCGCATGGCCCGCGCGATGGAGTCCTTGCCCTGCTCGATGGCCTCGTCGCGGCGCTCCTTGGAGAACCAGGCCCGGATCTTGTTGCGGGCGCGCGGGGACTTGACGAAGCCCAGCCAGTCGCGGGAGGGCCCGGCGCCGGCCGCCTTGGAGGTGAAGACCTCGACCAGGTCGCCGTTGTCGAGGGTCGATTCGAGCGGCACCAGCCGCCCGTTGACCCGCGCTCCTATGGTGCGGTGGCCGACCTCGGTGTGGACGGCGTACGAGAAGTCGACCGGGGTCGCGCCGGCGGGCAACGCGATGACGTCGCCCTTGGGTGTGAAGACGAAGACCTCGTTGCGCGAGAGGTCGAAGCGCAGGGACTCCAGGAACTCGCTGGGGTCCTCGGTCTCCTTCTGCCAGTCGAGGAGCTGGCGCAGCCACGCCATGTCGTTGAGGTGGTCGTCCTTGCCGGCCTTCTTCGGCACGTCGGCACGGACCTTGGAGGCACCGGCGACGGCCTCCTGCTTGTACTTCCAGTGCGCGGCGATGCCGTACTCGGCGCGCCGGTGCATGTCGAAGGTGCGGATCTGCAGCTCGACGGGCTTGCCGTTGGGTCCGATGACCGTCGTGTGCAGCGACTGGTACATGTTGAACTTCGGCATCGCGATGTAGTCCTTGAACCGGCCGGGGACCGGGTTCCATCGCGCGTGGACGGTGCCGAGGGCCGCGTAGCAGTCGCGGACGGTGTCCACGAGGACGCGGATGCCCACCAGGTCGTAGATCTCCGCGAAGTCACGGCCGCGGACGATCATCTTCTGGTAGACGCTGTAGTAGTGCTTGGGGCGGCCGGTCACGGTCGCCTTGATGCGGGCGGCGCGCAGATCGGCCTGGACCTCGTCGGTCACTATGGCGAGGTACTCGTCCCGCTTGGGGGCGCGCTCGGCGACGAGCCGGACGATCTCGTCGTACATCTTGGGGTAGAGGATCGCGAAGGCGAGGTCCTCCAGCTCCCACTTGATGGTGTTCATGCCCAGGCGGTGGGCCAGGGGCGCGTAGATCTCCAGGGTCTCGCGGGCCTTCTTCTCCTGCTTCTCCCGCTTGAGGTAACGCATGGTGCGCATGTTGTGCAGGCGGTCGGCGAGCTTGATGACCAGGACCCGCGGGTCCTTGGCCATGGCGACGACCATCTTGCGGACGGTCTCCGCCTGCGCGGCCTCGCCGAACTTGACCTTGTCGAGCTTGGTGACGCCGTCGACGAGCAGCGCGACCTGGTCGCCGAAGTCCCGGCGCAGGGTGTCGAGGCCGTACTCGGTGTCCTCGACGGTGTCGTGCAGCAGGCCGGCCATCAGCGTCGCCGGGTCCATGCCCAGCTCGGCGAGGATGGTCGTCACGGCGAGCGGGTGCGTGATGTACGGGTCGCCGCTCTTGCGCTTCTGGCCGCGGTGCCAGCGCTCGGCGACCTGATAGGCCCGCTCGACCTGGCGGAGCGTCGCCGTCTCGATCTTCGGGTCGTTGGAGCGGACGATCCGCAGCAGGGGTTCGAGGACCGGGTTGTACGGGGAGGAGCGCTGGACGCCCAGCCGGGCGAGACGGGCACGGACGCGGTTGGACGAGCCGCCCGAGCGGGCGGGCGCCGCCGGGGCGGGCCGCGTGGGCGCCGGGGCCTCGGGCGCCGGCGGCTTGGGGGCCGGCGGCGCGGCGGCGGCAGGCGCGGGCCCGGTCTCCGCGGGCTTGTTCTGGGGCGTGCCGGTCCCCGGCGCGGCCTTATCGGCCTTCGGGTCGGGCTGCGCGGCGGAGAGTGACTGGGCCTCGTCTGGCAAGAGCGCTCCTCTGGGGTCCCCCCGGACGGAGTCTGGGGGAGGTACCGGGTCCCCCGGTCAGGCCCGGAAAGGCCATGGTATCGAGCCCTGACACGCACTGCTCACGGGGCCGGGGCGGGGAACGGGACCGACGGCGGGCCCGGCAGGCCCCTCGGGCCCGGACCGGGGTACTCCGGAAAACCGAAGGGGCGCTCCGGGGATTCCCCGGAGCGCCCCTTGCGGGGTGAAGCCCGATGTCAGACGGTGATCAGCGCCGTGAGCGGAGCGCCGTTCAGAGCCGGCTCCAGCCGGGAGCGGCCCGGGAGGAAGCCGAGTTCCATCAGGACCGCGACGCCCGCCACCTCGGCGCCCGCGCGGCGGATGAGCTCGATCGAGGCCTCGGCCGTACCGCCGGTGGCGAGGACGTCGTCGATGACCATGACGCGGTCGCCCGCGGCCAGGTCCTCGGCGTGCACCTCGATCTCGGCGGTGCCGTACTCCAGCTCGTACGCCTGGCGGAGCGTCGCCCCGGGGAGCTTGCCGGCCTTGCGGACCGGGATGAAGCCCAGTCCCGCGCGGACGGCCACCGGGGCGGCCAGGATGAAGCCGCGCGCCTCGAGACCGACGATCTTCGTCGCACCGTGCGCGGTGCACAGCCCGGCGAGGGCGTCGGTGAGCGCCGTGAACGCCCCCGGGTCCGCGAGCAGCGGCGTGATGTCCTTGAACAGCACGCCCGGCTTCGGGTAGTCCGGTACGTCGCGGATGCGGCTGAGCAGGAGGTCGGTGACGTCCTGGGCCTCGGCGGTCATCCTCGCTGCTCCGAGGAGCGGCCGCGACGGCTCGCCCGCGGACCGACGACGGCGACCTCGTGGTCGTCCGAGGGGTCGTCCGACCCGTCGTACGACTCGCCCTTGGCGGCCGCACCGGCCCGCTTCGCCATGATGCGCTTCTTGAGCGCCCTGATCGCCGGCTCGCGCTCCTTGAGGTCGGCGACGAGCGGGGTGGCGATGAAGATCGAGGAGTACGCACCGGCGGCGAGACCGACGAACAGCGACAGCGAGATGTCGTTGAGCATGCCGGCGCCGAGGACGCCACCACCGATGAAGAGCAGGCCGGCGACCGGCAGCAGCGCGACGACGGTGGTGTTGATCGAACGGACCAGGGTGCCGTTGATCGAGCGGTTGGCCATCTCGCTGTACGTGAAGCGGGTCTGCTTCGTGATGTCCTTCGTCTGTTCCTTGAGGGAGTCGAAGACGACGACCGTGTCGTACAGCGAATAACCGAGGATCGTCAGCAGACCGATGACCGTACCGACGGTCACCTCGAAGCCGACCAGCGAGTAGATGCCGACCGTGATCGTGAGGTCGTGGATCAGCGCGATGAGCGCGGCGACCGCCATTCTCCACTCGAAGGCGATGGCCAGATAGATCACCACGAGGATCATGAAGACCCCGAGGCCGGTCCAGGCCTTGGTGGCGATCTGCTCACCCCAGCTGGGGCCGACGAGCTCCGCCGCGATCTTGTCCTCGGGGACGTTCAGGTCCTTGGCGAGCTCCGAGCGGACCTTGTCGGACTGCGCGGTGTCGAGGCCGCCGACCTGGATGCGCAGGGAGCCGTTGCCGAGCTGCTGGACGATCGCGTCGTGGCCGGAGGCCTCTTCCGCGTACTCCTGCGCCTGGCTGACGGAGACTTCCGACTTCGGGGTGGTGAAGACGGCACCGCCCTGGAACTCGATGCCCATGTTGAGGCCGCGGACGGCCAGGGCGACGATGGCGGTGATGGTGATCAGGATGGACAGGCCATACCAGATCTTGCGGTTGCCGATGAAGTCGTAGCCGACCTCACCACGGTGGAGCCGGGCGCCGAGATCGCCGAGCTTCGACATCTCACGCCTCCTTCGGGTCGACAGGGCCAGCGACAGAGGCATTGGCACGGCGGGTGCGGCGCAGCGGCGGCTTGGCGCCGAGTCGCTTCGGGTCCAGGCCGGACCAGGCGTGGCCCTCGCCGAAGAACTTGGTCCGCGCGAGGAGCGTCATGACCGGCTTGGTGAAGAGGAACACCACGACGACGTCGAGCAGGGTGGTCAGGCCGAGCGTGAACGCGAAGCCCTGGACCTTGCCGACGGTGACGATGAAGAGCACGGCGGCGGCCAGGAACGACACGAAGTCGGAGACCAGGATGGTACGACGGGCGCGCGGCCAGGCGCGCTCGACGGCCGGGCGGAGGGTGCGGCCCTCGCGGAGCTCGTCACGGATGCGCTCGAAGTACACGATGAACGAGTCCGCGGTGATACCGATGGCGACGATGGCGCCACAGACGGCGGGCAGGTTCAGCGCGAAGCCGATGGCCGGGCCGAGCAGGGCCATGATCACGTAGGTGAGCAGCGCGGAGAC
This sequence is a window from Streptomyces sp. NBC_00691. Protein-coding genes within it:
- a CDS encoding replication-associated recombination protein A, whose protein sequence is MEPDLFTAAAEDRQEKDPASSPLAVRMRPRTLDEVVGQKHLLKPGSPLRRLVGDGDGGPAGASSVILWGPPGIGKTTLAYVVSKATNKRFVELSAITAGVKEVRAVIDGARRAVGGYGKETVLFLDEIHRFSKAQQDSLLPAVENRWVTLIAATTENPYFSIISPLLSRSLLLTLEPLTDDDLRGLMARALTGERGLGGAVTLPEDAEAHLLRVAGGDARRALTALEAAAGAAIAKGEPEITLETVEETVDRAAVKYDRDGDQHYDVASALIKSIRGSDVDAALHYLARMIEAGEDPRFIARRLMISASEDIGLADPNALPIAVAAAQAVAMIGFPEAALTLSHATIALALAPKSNAATTAIGAALADVRSGLAAAVPPHLRDGHYKGAAKLGHAQGYVYPHDVPGGIAAQQYAPDTIHGKRYYEPTRYGAEARYADVVDRVRARLKGDE
- a CDS encoding vitamin K epoxide reductase family protein, encoding MTKAAVDEAASGRHDDGTIGASKAFAWMLVITGAAGVLAAWVITIDKFKLLEDPNFVPGCSLNPIVSCGNIMKSEQASVFGFPNPMLGLVTYAMVIAIGVGLLAGARYRRWYWLGLNAGTLFGVGFCTWLMYQSLYEINSLCLWCCLAWVATIVMFWYVTSHNVRSGAVPAPRALRTFFDEFTWVLPVLHIGIIGMLILTRWWDFWTS
- the hisS gene encoding histidine--tRNA ligase — protein: MSTFQAPKGTYDLIPPRSATFLAVRDAISTPLRNSGYGYIETPGFENVELFSRGVGESTDIVTKEMYTLTTKGNDHLALRPEGTASVLRAALQANLHKQGNLPVKLWYSGSYYRYERAQAGRYRHFSQVGAEAIGAEDPALDAELIILADQAYRSLGLRNFRILLNSLGDKECRPVYREALQGFLRGLDLDEETLRRAEINPLRVLDDKRESVQKQLVGAPLLGDYLCDACKAYHEEVRALITAAGVEFEDDAKLVRGLDYYTRTTFEFVHGGLGSQSAVGGGGRYDGLSEMIGGPALPSVGWALGVDRTVLALEAEGIELDLPAVTSVFAVAIGEEARRILFGKVTELRKEGISADFSFGGKGLKGAMKDANRSGARFAVVAGERDLAEGVVQLKDMESGEQQAVAVDALLDAVRAKLA
- a CDS encoding MBL fold metallo-hydrolase, translating into MLIAGFPAGAWGTNCYLVAPAAGEECVIIDPGHQAAQGVEETLKKHRLKPVAVVLTHGHIDHVASVVPVCGAHDVPAWIHPSDRYMMSDPEKALGRSIGMPLMGELTVGEPDDVRELTDGAALKLAGLDFSVAHAPGHTKGSVTFRMPETTEIPSVFFSGDLLFAGSVGRTDLPGGDMDEMLASLARVCLPLDNSTVVLSGHGPQTTIGQERATNPYLRDVAAGRHGSSSPDAPRRGM
- a CDS encoding peptidylprolyl isomerase, producing MVTSDQRRRQLAREKYARQQQRREENRRKAKRRNTVIAAALAVVLAAGGAVYASVALTGDDSPKDDAAGSGSSASSSPSSPAPSQSASSSAEPKMSVDAKATYAMALKTNEGDITITMDAAKTPRTVNSFSHLAGKNYFDGTKCHRLTTSGIFVLQCGDPKGDGTGGPGYTIPDENLDALGKAGANGSVTYPAGTVAMANTGQPGSGGSQFFLVYKDSPLPPSYTPFGKIDAAGLQVVEDVAAAGVTGGAADGAPKKAVTIEKATVAKK
- a CDS encoding DUF349 domain-containing protein, whose product is MSSDPWGRVDETGTVYVRTAEGEKVVGSWQAGTPEEALAYFERKYEGLVVEIGLLEKRVKTTDLSAKDATAAIEHIRHQIDEHHAVGDLAALATRLDKLVETVDSRREERKAQKAKQTDEARSAKEKLVTEAEELAQSEQWRSAGERLRALVDTWKGLPRLDRKSDDELWHRFSHARSAFSKRRKAHFASLDAQREDARKAKERLVAEAESLSNSTDWATTAARYRDLMTEWKAAGRAQREHEDDLWNRFRGAQDVFFAARGEVFAERDAEQTENLKLKEELATEAEKLLPVSDLKAARAAFRSLNERWEAVGHVPRDARPKVEGRMHTVERAIQEAEETEWRRTNPEARARAAGLTGQLQDAVEKLRKQIDAARAAGNDAKADKLSRELEGRQALLDQAMKGLEEFGG
- a CDS encoding RelA/SpoT family protein — protein: MPDEAQSLSAAQPDPKADKAAPGTGTPQNKPAETGPAPAAAAPPAPKPPAPEAPAPTRPAPAAPARSGGSSNRVRARLARLGVQRSSPYNPVLEPLLRIVRSNDPKIETATLRQVERAYQVAERWHRGQKRKSGDPYITHPLAVTTILAELGMDPATLMAGLLHDTVEDTEYGLDTLRRDFGDQVALLVDGVTKLDKVKFGEAAQAETVRKMVVAMAKDPRVLVIKLADRLHNMRTMRYLKREKQEKKARETLEIYAPLAHRLGMNTIKWELEDLAFAILYPKMYDEIVRLVAERAPKRDEYLAIVTDEVQADLRAARIKATVTGRPKHYYSVYQKMIVRGRDFAEIYDLVGIRVLVDTVRDCYAALGTVHARWNPVPGRFKDYIAMPKFNMYQSLHTTVIGPNGKPVELQIRTFDMHRRAEYGIAAHWKYKQEAVAGASKVRADVPKKAGKDDHLNDMAWLRQLLDWQKETEDPSEFLESLRFDLSRNEVFVFTPKGDVIALPAGATPVDFSYAVHTEVGHRTIGARVNGRLVPLESTLDNGDLVEVFTSKAAGAGPSRDWLGFVKSPRARNKIRAWFSKERRDEAIEQGKDSIARAMRKQNLPIQRILTGDSLVTLAHEMRYSDISSLYAAIGEGHVTAQSIVQKLVQALGGEEAATEDIDEATPPTRGRSKRRSNADPGVVVKGVEDVWVKLARCCTPVPGDPIIGFVTRGSGVSVHRSDCVNVESLSREPERILEVEWAPTQSSVFLVAIQVEALDRSRLLSDVTRVLSDQHVNILSAAVQTSRDRVATSRFTFEMGDPKHLGHVLKAVRGVEGVYDVYRVTSARRP
- a CDS encoding adenine phosphoribosyltransferase; the protein is MTAEAQDVTDLLLSRIRDVPDYPKPGVLFKDITPLLADPGAFTALTDALAGLCTAHGATKIVGLEARGFILAAPVAVRAGLGFIPVRKAGKLPGATLRQAYELEYGTAEIEVHAEDLAAGDRVMVIDDVLATGGTAEASIELIRRAGAEVAGVAVLMELGFLPGRSRLEPALNGAPLTALITV
- the secF gene encoding protein translocase subunit SecF: MSKLGDLGARLHRGEVGYDFIGNRKIWYGLSILITITAIVALAVRGLNMGIEFQGGAVFTTPKSEVSVSQAQEYAEEASGHDAIVQQLGNGSLRIQVGGLDTAQSDKVRSELAKDLNVPEDKIAAELVGPSWGEQIATKAWTGLGVFMILVVIYLAIAFEWRMAVAALIALIHDLTITVGIYSLVGFEVTVGTVIGLLTILGYSLYDTVVVFDSLKEQTKDITKQTRFTYSEMANRSINGTLVRSINTTVVALLPVAGLLFIGGGVLGAGMLNDISLSLFVGLAAGAYSSIFIATPLVADLKEREPAIRALKKRIMAKRAGAAAKGESYDGSDDPSDDHEVAVVGPRASRRGRSSEQRG